The segment GAAGTAGATTTAATTCTTGTGCCTAGTGTAGCTTGCGATTCTCGCGGATATCGCTTGGGCTATGGCGGCGGATATTATGACCGCTTACTCAGTTCTCCCGAATGGGCAAATAAACAAACTGTAGGTATAGTATTTGATTTTGCTTACTTGCCGCAACTACCTGTAGAAACTTGGGATAAACCTCTCAAAACAGTTGTGAGTGAAACTGGCTTGACTGGAAAAGATTAAAGCTTCAGGATAATGAAGACACATAATCAAATATTTTCTATGAATAATCCAGTATCATCTACCAATGAGCAGGAAGCACTGCTCGACGATATTATAGCAAGTAGCCTTCAAGCTCAACAGCAAACAGGCCCAGACCTCCGCCAAATTCATAGCAAAAGTCATGGACTCCTTTGGGGAGAGTTGATTATTGAACCCCATCTTTCTGAAGACTTGAGAATAGGTTTGTTTAAAACCCCTCAAACTTATCCTGTGTGGATTCGTTTTTCTAATGGTGGTGCGCCTCAAAAACGTGGTACATTCAACTCCGATAGCCAGCCTGATGTTCGAGGTATTGCCATCAAGGTGATCAATGTAGATGGACAAAAAGTGCTAGATGATGAAGAAAAAACTCAAGATTTTATCCTCAACAATTATCCTATTTTCTTGACTAAAGATGTTCGTGATTATGCCGATTTAGCCAAAGCAGGTAGTGGACAACTTACACCAGAACGAATCGAAGAACTAGCCTATGCTTTTGCTATTTTGCAAAAAATTGGTAGTCAGAAGGTAGGTAATCCACTTTTGATTCAATATTGGAGTATGGCTCCATTTAAGTTTGGCGATAAATTGGTCAAATTTTCCGTCAAACCCCAACAGCCAGAACAACCTCCCGAAACAGTTCCAGAATCGGAAAACTACCTACGGGAAGCAATAGTCAAATATTTGACACTAGAAGGTCAAGAAGCATCTTTTGATTTCCTGATTCAGTTTTATGTAGATGATGAAAAGACACCAATTGAAAACCATGTTCAGGAATGGCAAGAGGCAGATTCACCATTTATTAAAGTTGCAACTGTGCGTATTCCTAGTCAAAAATTTGATTTTGAAGAACGTAAACGTTTAGATGAAGGTATGTTATTCTCACCTTGGCATACGCTTCTAGAACATGAGCCTGTTGGCACTGTAAATCTCTCGCGTAAGCGGCTTTACAGCGAACTTGCACAATATCGCCGAGAGCAAATTGCCCAACGTCTGCGGGAACCACAACCTCATACAGTAGTTCAAGATGAACCACTTTAAATCAAATTGAAACTGCTTCAGTTCAGTGGTTATCTTATGTTCAAATGTGGCTTACTTATGCAAAATACTGCACATTGTTGTGGCAGCATTTATCATCGGACTTACATCAGCAAGATATAACTTTTATCTAATAGTTTGCGTCAGAGACAATTGTTTTTGACGCATCAAA is part of the Aulosira sp. FACHB-615 genome and harbors:
- a CDS encoding catalase family protein, with the protein product MNNPVSSTNEQEALLDDIIASSLQAQQQTGPDLRQIHSKSHGLLWGELIIEPHLSEDLRIGLFKTPQTYPVWIRFSNGGAPQKRGTFNSDSQPDVRGIAIKVINVDGQKVLDDEEKTQDFILNNYPIFLTKDVRDYADLAKAGSGQLTPERIEELAYAFAILQKIGSQKVGNPLLIQYWSMAPFKFGDKLVKFSVKPQQPEQPPETVPESENYLREAIVKYLTLEGQEASFDFLIQFYVDDEKTPIENHVQEWQEADSPFIKVATVRIPSQKFDFEERKRLDEGMLFSPWHTLLEHEPVGTVNLSRKRLYSELAQYRREQIAQRLREPQPHTVVQDEPL